CGACCAACTGCTGAGCGACCCCAAACTCGCCGCCCAGATCACCCGCACCATTCAGTCCCAGCGGTGACTCCCTCCGGGGCCGACGTCAGGCCCCCACCTGGGCGACGCGGATGTGCGGCCCGGCACGAACCACCAGCCTGACGATGCCGGCGAAACGCTCGCCGTCGATGATCGGCGACAGCGGCTCGCCCTCGGCCTCGATGATCATCTCTTTGCCGTTGACGTCGCGTATCCGGTCACCGCGGATCGTGCCGTAGGTGAGTGCCGCGGGAAGCTGCGCAATGATCCTCGAGGGTGATGTCTCCCCGGCTTGGAAATGCAGCGCACCGGGTTCGGCGGCCTTGGGGAAGAGCCGAAACGGACCGCCGATACGCAGGTCGATCGCGCCGGCGTGCAGCAGCCTGTGTGTCCGCGTCGGGACCTCCTCGCCATCGATGAGGACGCGGGCGTGCGTCGGAGCGAAGAGGTGAGATGCGTAGTTGCTCCTATCGGAGCGGCCCGGGGCAACCTTAGACGTCAGGTAATCGCCGAACGTGCGAGCGATCGTTCGCGCGACCGCCGTCCGGTTATGGTCGGGGTTGGCGTAGTACTTGTCGTAGAACCGGTTGCCGACACCTCCGGCGGCCAGCCCAAAACAGAGCCGATGAAACGTTGCGCCGTCGGCGGTTTCGCCGTCGAGTTCCAGGGTGTCGAGGCACACCTCGGGCGGAGGCCGATCCGCCTGGGCGGCGGCCATCAGTGCGCGCAGAATCGCATCGGCCCGCCCGCGTACCCGTGCCTTGCGCGCGACAGCGTTGACACTGCCACCGTTGGTGGGCACGAATGTCGGCCAGCGTTCCGGATCGCCGATCCATTGCCAGGTTTCATTGACCAACCAGTGCAGCACGCCGTCGCCGCCGTCGCCCACGAGGTGGCTGACTCGTGGATCGAGCTGCTGCACGATACCGCGCAGGTCCTCGACGGAAGCGGTTTCATGCACCTCGCCGCATGGGCCGACGATGCGCCGCAGGTCGGCGCTGCGATCACCCGCCGCGGCACGGTTCCTGCGTGCGAGCGGATTGACGATGACGACTAAATACATGCGGCGGTCCGCGATCTGAGGTGCCCGGGTGGGATTCCGCCGGCCATTCTCGGCACGATACCTGCGACGCCGTTGCGAGTGAGATCACGCCGGAAACGCCGGGTCGGAAGCCCGTCGTGATTTCGACACTTAGTGTGGCTGCCATGTCCGGTTGGACCGCCGCAGACCTGCCCTCGTTCGCGGGGCGCACCGCCATCGTCACCGGCGCCAACAGTGGGCTGGGCGAGGTGACCGCCCGCGAGTTGGTCCGGGTCGGTGCCCACGTCGTCCTGGCGGTGCGCGACACCGCGAAGGGTGTCGCCGCGGCCGCGCTCATGACCGGCCCCAAAACGGGCGAAGTCGAGGTGCGCCAACTCGACCTCCAGGACCTGTCCTCGGTCCGGCGTTTCGCCGACGGCATCGACAAGGTCGACGTCCTGGTCAATAACGCCGGCATCATGGCCGTCGACTACGCGCTGACGTGCGACGGCTTCGAGCGCCACATCGGCACCAATCATCTCGGTCATTTCGCGTTGACGAACCTGCTGCTGCCCAAGCTCACCGACCGGGTGGTGACGGTGTCCTCGCTGCTGCACATGATTGGCGACGTCCGCGTCAAGGACCTGCACTGGCAGTCCCGGCGGTATTCGAGGTGGCTGGCCTATGGCCAGTCGAAGCTCGCCAACCTGCTGTTCACCAGCGGGCTGCAGCTGCGCCTGGATGCCGCCGGCTCTCCGCTGCGCGCGCTGGCCGCCCACCCCGGCTGGTCGCACACCAACCTGCAGGGCCGCTCCGGCCGCAAGTTGACCGACGCGGTGGTACTGGCCGCCGACCGTGTCGTGGCAACCGATGCCGACTTCGGCGCTCGGCAGACGTTGTACGCGGTATCGCAGGACCTACCGGGAGACACGTTCGTCGGCCCGCGATTCGGCCTCTACGGCCGCACCCAGCCGATCTGGCGCAGCTGGCTGGCGAAGCGCGCAACCACCGCCGCCGCACTTTGGGAGCTTTCCGAACAGCTCACGGGTACCACGTTTCCGCTTTGAGGCTCGACCGTGTTCCCGCGGCGCATGCCTAGGTTGTTCAGGTAGGAATTGAGGAGGTTTCACCGCGGGGGCGGCTGAGCATTCATTGCGCACCAGAGTCACCGCGGGAGAGAAGCGTCGGTGAATACCCCGTGTGCGTAGCGACTTCCGGCCCGGACGTCGGCGAGGAGGCCACCCATGTCAAATACGGATATCGCGGCAGTTCTCGCCCTGTGCGCCGCGCTGGCAGCCGCGATCGGAAACGTGATCCGTCAGCGCTCCGCACAGGAGATCACCGACGAACCGGTCGGTCACTTGACGCTGTTCGGCATGTTGGTGCGCAACACCCGGTGGTGGCTCGGCGGTGCGGGCGACATCGCCAGTTACTGCCTGCTCGCCGCGGCCCTGGACAGGGGCTCGGTCATGTTGGTCACGGCACTGCAGGTGACGGTGTTGCTGTTCGCCCTACCCATCTATGCGCGATTGACCCGTCATCGGATAACCCGCCGGGAGTGGCTGTGGGCCGTATTGCTGGCAGGGGCGTTGGCGACGGTCATCACGGCCGGGGATCCGACGGCCGGCCACTACCGTGGCTCGCTGGCAACCTGGATCGTTGTGGCGCTCGTGATGGGTCCGGCGTTGGGGTTTTGCGTGCTGGGCGCCCGGATCTGGTCGGATCGTCCGGCCGCGGCGGTGCTGCTCGCGGTGGTGTCGGGTTCGTCGTTGGCGCTGTTCGCGGTGCTGACCAAGGGTCTCGTCGAGGTGCTTCACACGGGCGCTGGCAACTTGCCGTATGCCCCCGAGCTGTACGCCTGGGTGCTCGCCGGGCTGGCCGGGATGATCTTCCAGCAGTCAGCGTTTCGCGCTGGCGCGCTGACCGCCTCCTTGCCGGCGCTTACCGTGGCAAAGCCAGTGGTGGCCACGGTGCTGGGGATCACCGTGCTCAAGGAGACGCTGGAGGCCAACGGCCCGGAGTGGATCTTGCTGGTGGCGTCGGCGGTGCTGGTGATCGTCGCGACCGTGGCCCTGGCTCGCGGTGAGGCCGCCACCATGGCGGCCGGGGCGGGGCGTGACGTGAAAGTCATCGCCCAGCCGAAGGCTCCGTCGCAGCGCCTGAGCGACTGACGCGGCGGCGTCTAGAATCTTGCTATTTATATATAATCTCGACCATGGCGTTGAGCATCAAAGATCCCGAGGCCGACCGCCTTGCCAGGGAACTGGCAGCGCGCACGGGTGAGACGTTGACCGAAGCGGTGGTGGTCGCGTTGCGGGAACGGCTCGCCCGCGAGACCGGGCGCGCGAGGTCGATTCCGCTGCGCGAGGAGTTAGCGGCCATCCGCCG
This is a stretch of genomic DNA from Mycobacterium lacus. It encodes these proteins:
- a CDS encoding diacylglycerol kinase family protein, producing the protein MYLVVIVNPLARRNRAAAGDRSADLRRIVGPCGEVHETASVEDLRGIVQQLDPRVSHLVGDGGDGVLHWLVNETWQWIGDPERWPTFVPTNGGSVNAVARKARVRGRADAILRALMAAAQADRPPPEVCLDTLELDGETADGATFHRLCFGLAAGGVGNRFYDKYYANPDHNRTAVARTIARTFGDYLTSKVAPGRSDRSNYASHLFAPTHARVLIDGEEVPTRTHRLLHAGAIDLRIGGPFRLFPKAAEPGALHFQAGETSPSRIIAQLPAALTYGTIRGDRIRDVNGKEMIIEAEGEPLSPIIDGERFAGIVRLVVRAGPHIRVAQVGA
- a CDS encoding type II toxin-antitoxin system VapB family antitoxin, yielding MALSIKDPEADRLARELAARTGETLTEAVVVALRERLARETGRARSIPLREELAAIRRRCAALPVLDTRTADEVLGYDERGLPV
- a CDS encoding DMT family transporter; its protein translation is MSNTDIAAVLALCAALAAAIGNVIRQRSAQEITDEPVGHLTLFGMLVRNTRWWLGGAGDIASYCLLAAALDRGSVMLVTALQVTVLLFALPIYARLTRHRITRREWLWAVLLAGALATVITAGDPTAGHYRGSLATWIVVALVMGPALGFCVLGARIWSDRPAAAVLLAVVSGSSLALFAVLTKGLVEVLHTGAGNLPYAPELYAWVLAGLAGMIFQQSAFRAGALTASLPALTVAKPVVATVLGITVLKETLEANGPEWILLVASAVLVIVATVALARGEAATMAAGAGRDVKVIAQPKAPSQRLSD
- a CDS encoding oxidoreductase: MSGWTAADLPSFAGRTAIVTGANSGLGEVTARELVRVGAHVVLAVRDTAKGVAAAALMTGPKTGEVEVRQLDLQDLSSVRRFADGIDKVDVLVNNAGIMAVDYALTCDGFERHIGTNHLGHFALTNLLLPKLTDRVVTVSSLLHMIGDVRVKDLHWQSRRYSRWLAYGQSKLANLLFTSGLQLRLDAAGSPLRALAAHPGWSHTNLQGRSGRKLTDAVVLAADRVVATDADFGARQTLYAVSQDLPGDTFVGPRFGLYGRTQPIWRSWLAKRATTAAALWELSEQLTGTTFPL